The following coding sequences are from one Streptomyces sp. NBC_01294 window:
- a CDS encoding RNA-guided endonuclease InsQ/TnpB family protein: MKADAGRKYRAYPTEVQDQVLVRWGHTARALWNVALEQRVYLWEQRRYTLRSVEQSKFLTAARTDLDWMGDLPAQSGQQILRSLDRAYDNFWNPSHPAGFPARKKRGHRLSIPFPGQAVEVRKLNRKWAEVRLPKLGWLRFRLSRAIGGTVRNATVSRDGNGWHVSFGVHTGRMPDVPNGKPACGVDFGVAASAFVSTETTPRLMPRSLKAKEKKRLRALEQRKARQITYAKKHNGGKYSRRLRTTIAQIARLTTRRANRRRDFTHKLTTDLAKSHGLIGIEDLRVKSMTASAKGTAEAPGRNVRAKAGLNRSVLDNTPGERRRQLEYKARMYGSVLVAVPPFHTSQTCAACDLVDPGSRKGCGRLFACTRCGHEDDADHNASMEIEARARRTGGSDISSTRSIPRMRVPATGRRRMREALQPAHAG; encoded by the coding sequence GTGAAGGCGGACGCGGGGCGCAAGTATCGTGCGTACCCCACCGAGGTCCAGGACCAGGTCCTGGTGCGGTGGGGGCATACGGCGCGTGCTCTTTGGAACGTGGCTCTTGAGCAGCGGGTGTACCTGTGGGAGCAGCGTCGGTACACCCTGCGTTCTGTCGAGCAGAGCAAGTTCCTGACGGCCGCCCGGACCGACCTGGACTGGATGGGTGACCTGCCCGCGCAGTCCGGGCAGCAGATTCTGCGCAGCCTGGACCGTGCGTACGACAATTTCTGGAACCCAAGCCACCCCGCTGGGTTTCCGGCGCGGAAGAAGCGCGGGCACCGTCTGTCGATCCCGTTCCCTGGCCAGGCGGTCGAGGTCCGCAAGCTGAACCGTAAGTGGGCCGAGGTGCGTCTGCCCAAGCTCGGCTGGCTGCGGTTCCGGCTCTCCCGAGCGATCGGCGGCACGGTCCGCAATGCCACGGTGTCCCGGGACGGCAACGGCTGGCACGTCTCCTTCGGCGTCCACACGGGCCGCATGCCGGACGTGCCGAACGGGAAGCCCGCGTGCGGGGTGGACTTCGGGGTGGCCGCGTCCGCGTTCGTCTCCACCGAGACCACACCCCGCCTCATGCCCCGGTCACTGAAAGCCAAGGAGAAGAAGCGGCTCAGGGCGCTGGAGCAGCGCAAGGCGCGGCAGATCACCTACGCCAAGAAACACAACGGCGGGAAGTACAGCCGCCGCCTGCGCACGACGATCGCCCAGATCGCAAGGCTCACTACCCGCCGGGCCAACCGACGGCGGGACTTCACGCACAAACTCACCACCGACCTCGCCAAAAGCCACGGCCTGATCGGTATCGAAGACCTGCGCGTGAAGAGCATGACCGCCTCTGCGAAAGGCACTGCCGAGGCCCCGGGGAGGAACGTCCGGGCGAAGGCCGGGCTGAACCGGTCGGTCCTCGACAACACTCCGGGGGAGCGGCGGCGGCAGCTTGAGTACAAGGCCCGCATGTACGGGTCTGTACTCGTCGCCGTGCCGCCGTTCCACACCTCTCAGACCTGCGCCGCTTGCGACCTGGTCGATCCAGGGTCCCGTAAGGGATGCGGCCGGCTGTTCGCCTGCACTCGGTGCGGGCACGAGGACGACGCCGACCACAATGCCTCGATGGAGATCGAGGCCCGAGCCCGCCGGACGGGTGGCTCGGACATCAGCAGCACGCGCAGCATCCCCCGGATGCGAGTCCCGGCCACCGGCCGGAGGCGGATGCGTGAAGCCCTTCAGCCCGCCCACGCGGGCTGA
- the glmS gene encoding glutamine--fructose-6-phosphate transaminase (isomerizing): MCGIVGYIGKRDVAPLLLEGLQRLEYRGYDSAGIVVNTPKAPALKVVKAKGRVRELESRVPKRFAGTTGIAHTRWATHGAPSDLNSHPHLDPENKVAVVHNGIVDNCSELRAKLEADGVVFVSETDTEVIVHLIARSQADSLEEKVREALKVIDGTYGIAVMHADFADRIVVARNGSPVVLGIGEKEMFVASDVAALVAHTRQVVTLGDGEMATIKADDFRTYTTSGTTTTATPETVEWEAASYDMGGHDTYMHKEISEQPDAVDRVLRGRIDDRFNTVHLGGLNLDPREARGIRRVKILGCGTSYHAGLIGAGLIEGMARIPADAEPASEFRYRNPVVDPDTLYIAVSQSGETYDVLAAVQELKRKGARVLGVVNVVGSAIAREADGGVYVHAGPEVCVVSTKCFTNTVVAFALLAVHLGRIRDLSVTDGKRIIEGLRKLPAQIQEILDGEEDIKKLAAEYAEAKSMMFIGRVRGYPVALEASLKLKEISYIHAEAYPASELKHGPLALIEPSLPTVAIVPDDDLLEKNRAALEEIKARSGRILAVAHREQEKADHTIVVPKNEDELDPILMGIPLQLLAYHTALAMGRDIDKPRNLAKSVTVE, encoded by the coding sequence ATGTGCGGAATCGTCGGTTACATCGGCAAGCGTGACGTGGCACCGCTGCTGCTGGAAGGCCTGCAGCGACTGGAATACCGCGGATACGACTCCGCGGGCATCGTGGTCAACACCCCGAAGGCCCCGGCCCTGAAGGTCGTCAAGGCCAAGGGCCGGGTCCGCGAGCTGGAGTCCCGCGTCCCCAAGCGCTTCGCCGGCACCACCGGCATCGCCCACACCCGCTGGGCCACGCACGGCGCCCCGAGCGACCTCAACTCCCACCCGCACCTGGACCCGGAGAACAAGGTCGCCGTCGTCCACAACGGCATCGTCGACAACTGCTCCGAGCTGCGCGCCAAGCTCGAGGCCGACGGCGTGGTCTTCGTCTCGGAGACCGACACCGAGGTCATCGTCCACCTGATCGCCCGCTCCCAGGCCGACTCCCTGGAGGAGAAGGTCCGCGAGGCGCTCAAGGTCATCGACGGCACCTACGGCATCGCCGTCATGCACGCCGACTTCGCCGACCGCATCGTCGTCGCCCGCAACGGCTCCCCCGTGGTGCTCGGCATCGGCGAGAAGGAGATGTTCGTCGCCTCGGACGTCGCCGCTCTGGTCGCCCACACCCGCCAGGTCGTCACCCTCGGCGACGGCGAGATGGCCACCATCAAGGCCGACGACTTCCGCACCTACACGACCTCCGGCACGACGACCACCGCCACCCCGGAGACCGTGGAGTGGGAGGCCGCCTCGTACGACATGGGCGGTCACGACACCTACATGCACAAGGAGATCTCCGAGCAGCCCGACGCGGTCGACCGCGTGCTGCGCGGCCGGATCGACGACCGCTTCAACACCGTGCACCTGGGCGGCCTGAACCTGGACCCGCGCGAGGCGCGCGGCATCCGCCGGGTCAAGATCCTGGGCTGCGGCACCTCGTACCACGCGGGCCTCATCGGCGCCGGCCTCATCGAGGGCATGGCCCGGATCCCCGCGGACGCCGAGCCGGCCTCCGAGTTCCGCTACCGCAACCCGGTCGTGGACCCCGACACCCTCTACATCGCGGTCTCCCAGTCCGGTGAGACGTACGACGTGCTCGCGGCCGTGCAGGAGCTCAAGCGCAAGGGCGCCCGCGTCCTCGGCGTGGTCAACGTGGTCGGCTCCGCGATCGCCCGCGAGGCCGACGGCGGCGTGTACGTGCACGCCGGTCCCGAGGTCTGCGTCGTCTCCACCAAGTGCTTCACCAACACGGTCGTGGCCTTCGCGCTGCTGGCCGTGCACCTGGGCCGCATCCGGGACCTGTCGGTCACCGACGGCAAGCGGATCATCGAGGGCCTGCGCAAGCTGCCCGCGCAGATCCAGGAGATCCTCGACGGCGAAGAGGACATCAAGAAGCTGGCGGCCGAGTACGCCGAGGCCAAGTCGATGATGTTCATCGGCCGGGTGCGCGGCTACCCGGTGGCCCTGGAGGCCTCCCTCAAGCTGAAGGAGATCTCCTACATCCACGCCGAGGCCTACCCGGCCTCCGAGCTCAAGCACGGCCCCCTCGCCCTGATCGAGCCCTCGCTGCCGACGGTCGCGATCGTCCCGGACGACGACCTGCTGGAGAAGAACCGCGCGGCGCTGGAGGAGATCAAGGCCCGCAGCGGCCGGATCCTGGCGGTCGCCCACCGCGAGCAGGAGAAGGCGGACCACACCATCGTCGTCCCGAAGAACGAGGACGAGCTGGACCCGATCCTGATGGGCATCCCGCTCCAGCTGCTCGCGTACCACACGGCCCTGGCCATGGGCCGCGACATCGACAAGCCGCGCAACCTGGCGAAGTCGGTCACCGTCGAGTGA
- a CDS encoding beta-N-acetylhexosaminidase — MRVLRRTLGALLVLGAAPAFLTACTTARGDDARPGDDPPPALAPFERLLPAPASADVAGPGYAFGPGTVVRTGPGPDEEVRRVGELLAEQLRGPSGLPLPVVDGAQGDGIRLRIDEEAEGVGDEGYRLESGPGGVTLTARTPAGLFHAGQTLRQLVPVSGPGTVPGGTITDAPRFAYRGAMVDIARHFFTVDQVKRYVDQLAQYKVNTLHLHLTDDQGWRLAIDSWPRLAQYGGGSEVGGGPGGHWTKDEYRELVAYAGERYVDVVPEIDMPGHMNAALASYAELNCDGKAPPRYTGTKVGFSSLCVGKERTYEFIDEVLGELAELTPGRYLHIGGDEAHVTPAADYAAFMDRAQAVVGRYGKTVVAWHQLAQARPAQGAVLQYWGHDKTPAADKAAVAAAAKAGHPVILSPADRLYLDMKYEAATKPGLAWAGYVPVQRAYSWDPGAYLAGIPESAVLGVEAPLWTENVSTRAEWELMAFPRVLGLAELGWSPRSSLDWASYGRRLAAQAPRLDAQGIAFFRAPEVPWQ; from the coding sequence ATGAGAGTCCTGCGACGCACGCTCGGCGCCCTCCTCGTCCTCGGCGCGGCCCCGGCCTTTCTCACCGCCTGCACCACCGCCCGCGGGGACGACGCCCGGCCCGGCGACGACCCTCCCCCGGCCCTCGCCCCCTTCGAACGGCTCCTGCCGGCGCCGGCCTCCGCGGACGTCGCGGGCCCCGGGTACGCCTTCGGGCCGGGCACCGTCGTCCGCACCGGTCCGGGGCCGGACGAGGAGGTCCGCCGGGTGGGCGAGCTCCTCGCGGAGCAGCTGCGCGGCCCGAGCGGACTGCCGCTGCCGGTGGTCGACGGGGCGCAGGGGGACGGGATCCGGCTCAGGATCGACGAGGAGGCCGAAGGAGTCGGGGACGAGGGGTACCGGCTGGAGTCCGGCCCCGGCGGGGTCACCCTCACCGCGCGGACGCCGGCCGGGCTGTTCCACGCGGGACAGACGCTGCGCCAGCTGGTGCCCGTGTCCGGCCCCGGGACGGTGCCGGGCGGGACGATCACCGACGCGCCGCGCTTCGCGTACCGGGGGGCCATGGTCGACATCGCGCGGCACTTCTTCACGGTGGACCAGGTGAAGAGGTACGTGGACCAGCTCGCCCAGTACAAGGTCAACACGCTGCACCTGCACCTGACCGACGACCAGGGGTGGCGCCTCGCGATCGACTCCTGGCCGCGGCTGGCCCAGTACGGGGGCGGCAGCGAGGTCGGCGGCGGGCCCGGCGGCCACTGGACGAAGGACGAGTACCGCGAGCTGGTGGCGTACGCGGGGGAGCGCTACGTGGACGTGGTCCCGGAGATCGACATGCCGGGCCACATGAACGCGGCGCTCGCCTCCTACGCCGAGCTGAACTGCGACGGCAAGGCCCCGCCGCGGTACACCGGGACCAAGGTGGGATTCAGCTCGCTGTGCGTCGGCAAGGAGCGGACGTACGAGTTCATCGACGAGGTGCTCGGCGAGCTGGCGGAGCTGACGCCCGGCCGCTACCTGCACATCGGCGGCGACGAGGCGCACGTGACGCCCGCGGCGGACTACGCGGCCTTCATGGACCGGGCGCAGGCGGTGGTGGGGCGGTACGGCAAGACGGTGGTGGCCTGGCACCAGCTGGCGCAGGCCCGGCCGGCGCAGGGAGCGGTGCTCCAGTACTGGGGCCACGACAAGACCCCGGCCGCGGACAAGGCGGCCGTGGCGGCGGCGGCGAAGGCGGGGCACCCGGTGATCCTGTCGCCGGCGGACCGGCTGTACCTGGACATGAAGTACGAGGCGGCGACCAAGCCGGGGCTGGCGTGGGCCGGGTACGTCCCGGTGCAGCGGGCGTACTCCTGGGACCCGGGGGCCTACCTGGCCGGGATCCCGGAATCCGCCGTGCTGGGCGTGGAGGCCCCGCTGTGGACGGAGAACGTCTCGACACGGGCCGAGTGGGAGCTGATGGCGTTCCCGCGCGTCCTGGGCCTGGCGGAACTGGGCTGGTCCCCGCGGTCCTCGCTGGACTGGGCCTCGTACGGCCGCCGCCTGGCGGCGCAGGCTCCCCGGCTGGACGCGCAGGGCATCGCCTTCTTCCGGGCGCCGGAGGTTCCCTGGCAGTGA
- a CDS encoding IucA/IucC family protein, with product MSLADAVAHLSPELWARANRALVRKALAEFSHERLLTPKPLGSGLYSVLSDDSSVEYRFKADLYALDHWDVDEASITRLQGGEELAPDALDFHIELRETLGLSPQVLPVYLEEISSTLAGTGFKYTKPQISADVLAKSSFQDIETGMTEGHPCFVANNGRLGFGVHEYLSYAPETASPVHLVWVAARKDVSTFTAGAGLDHDSFMREELGDETIGVFAERMTALGLDLADFHLFPVHPWQWWNKTTVTFAAEIANHRLVLLGEGPDAYLAQQSIRTFFNRSAPEKHYVKTAISVLNMGFMRGLSAAYMEATPAINDWLHQLIEGDDVLQSVDFSIIRERAAIGYHHRQYERATDRYSPYRKMLAALWRESPVNSIQGDERLATMASLLHVDAEGKSFVGALIAESGLTPAEWLRHYLRAYLVPLLHCFYQYDLAYMPHGENTILVIEGGVVKRAIFKDIAEEIVVMDPDAVLPPAVERIRADIPEDMKLLSIFTDVFDCFFRFLGPILAAEGICEEDTFWQAVADCGHAYQESTPQLAERFERYDLFAEEFQLSCLNRLQLRNNKQMVDLADPSAALQLIGTLKNPVAAFARR from the coding sequence ATGAGCCTCGCCGACGCCGTCGCCCACCTCTCCCCGGAGCTGTGGGCCCGGGCGAACCGCGCGCTGGTCCGCAAGGCCCTCGCGGAGTTCTCCCACGAACGCCTCCTGACCCCGAAGCCGCTGGGCTCCGGCCTCTACTCGGTCCTGAGCGACGACTCCTCGGTCGAGTACCGGTTCAAGGCCGACCTGTACGCCCTGGACCACTGGGACGTGGACGAGGCCTCGATCACCCGCCTCCAGGGCGGCGAAGAGCTCGCCCCGGACGCCCTCGACTTCCACATCGAGCTGCGCGAGACCCTGGGCCTGAGCCCGCAGGTCCTGCCGGTCTACCTGGAGGAGATCTCCTCCACCCTGGCCGGCACGGGCTTCAAGTACACCAAGCCCCAGATCTCCGCCGACGTCCTCGCCAAGTCCTCCTTCCAGGACATCGAGACGGGCATGACCGAGGGCCACCCCTGCTTCGTGGCCAACAACGGCCGCCTCGGCTTCGGCGTGCACGAGTACCTCTCGTACGCCCCGGAGACGGCGAGCCCGGTCCACCTGGTGTGGGTGGCCGCCCGCAAGGACGTCTCCACCTTCACGGCGGGCGCCGGCCTGGACCACGACTCCTTCATGCGCGAGGAGCTCGGCGACGAGACCATCGGCGTCTTCGCGGAGCGGATGACCGCGCTGGGCCTGGACCTGGCCGACTTCCACCTCTTCCCCGTGCACCCCTGGCAGTGGTGGAACAAGACCACGGTCACCTTCGCGGCCGAGATCGCCAACCACCGCCTGGTGCTGCTGGGCGAGGGCCCGGACGCGTACCTCGCGCAGCAGTCGATCCGTACGTTCTTCAACCGGAGCGCACCGGAGAAGCACTACGTCAAGACGGCCATCTCGGTCCTGAACATGGGCTTCATGCGCGGTCTGTCCGCGGCGTACATGGAGGCCACCCCGGCCATCAACGACTGGCTGCACCAGCTGATCGAGGGCGACGACGTCCTGCAGTCGGTGGACTTCTCGATCATCCGCGAGCGCGCGGCGATCGGCTACCACCACCGCCAGTACGAGCGCGCCACCGATCGGTACTCCCCGTACCGCAAGATGCTGGCCGCGCTGTGGCGCGAGTCCCCGGTGAACTCGATCCAGGGCGACGAGCGCCTGGCCACGATGGCCTCGCTCCTGCACGTCGATGCCGAGGGCAAGTCCTTCGTCGGCGCGCTGATCGCGGAGTCGGGCCTGACCCCGGCGGAGTGGCTGCGCCACTATCTGCGGGCCTACCTGGTCCCGCTCCTGCACTGCTTCTACCAGTACGACCTCGCGTACATGCCGCACGGCGAGAACACGATCCTCGTCATCGAGGGCGGCGTGGTGAAGCGGGCGATCTTCAAGGACATCGCCGAGGAGATCGTGGTCATGGACCCGGACGCGGTCCTGCCGCCCGCGGTCGAGCGGATCCGGGCGGACATCCCGGAGGACATGAAGCTGCTGTCCATCTTCACGGACGTGTTCGACTGCTTCTTCCGCTTCCTGGGCCCGATCCTGGCGGCGGAGGGCATCTGCGAGGAGGACACCTTCTGGCAGGCGGTCGCGGACTGCGGCCACGCGTACCAGGAGTCGACGCCGCAGCTCGCGGAGCGCTTCGAGCGGTACGACCTCTTCGCGGAGGAGTTCCAGCTGTCCTGCCTGAACCGCCTCCAGCTGCGCAACAACAAGCAGATGGTCGACCTCGCCGACCCGTCCGCCGCGCTCCAGCTGATCGGCACCCTCAAGAACCCCGTCGCGGCCTTCGCCCGGCGGTGA
- a CDS encoding GNAT family N-acetyltransferase, which translates to MSTTTDEILYARTDGTLGTFAIRPLDPFADAELLHGWVTHPKASFWMMQDASLPDVEREYMRITAHEHHQAFIGLHEGRPAFLMETYDPSELELVGLYDAQPGDVGMHFLVAPSDQPLHGFTRAVITTVMAAVFADPSTERVVVEPDVGNTAVHALNEAVGFVPERPIRKPEKEALLSFCTRARFEAATGITKESSI; encoded by the coding sequence ATGAGCACCACCACCGACGAGATCCTGTACGCCCGCACCGACGGGACCCTCGGGACCTTCGCCATCCGTCCCCTGGACCCCTTCGCCGACGCGGAGCTGCTCCACGGCTGGGTCACGCACCCCAAGGCGTCCTTCTGGATGATGCAGGACGCCTCGCTGCCCGACGTCGAGCGCGAGTACATGCGGATCACGGCCCACGAGCACCACCAGGCCTTCATCGGCCTCCACGAGGGCCGCCCGGCGTTCCTGATGGAGACCTACGACCCGAGCGAGCTGGAGCTGGTCGGCCTGTACGACGCCCAGCCCGGCGACGTCGGCATGCACTTCCTCGTCGCGCCCAGCGACCAGCCGCTGCACGGGTTCACCCGCGCCGTCATCACCACCGTCATGGCGGCCGTCTTCGCCGACCCGTCGACCGAGCGCGTCGTGGTCGAGCCGGACGTCGGCAACACGGCCGTGCACGCCCTGAACGAGGCCGTCGGCTTCGTGCCCGAACGCCCGATCCGGAAGCCGGAGAAGGAAGCCCTGCTGAGCTTCTGCACCCGCGCCCGGTTCGAGGCGGCCACCGGCATCACGAAGGAGTCCTCGATATGA
- a CDS encoding lysine N(6)-hydroxylase/L-ornithine N(5)-oxygenase family protein, with amino-acid sequence MPTPRDFIGIGLGPFNLGLACLTAPIDELDGLFIESKPHFEWHAGMFLDGAHLQTPFMSDLVTLADPTSPFSFLNYLKDKDRLYSFYIRENFYPLRAEYNDYCRWAADRLDNVLYSTSVTEVTYDERAGLYEVRTDKGETHLARRLVLGTGTPPFVPESCAGLGGDFLHNSAYMQNKAELQKKKSITLVGSGQSAAEIYYDLLAEIDTYGYQLNWVTRSPRFFPLEYTKLTLEMTSPEYVDYFHALPEETRYRLETQQKNLFKGIDGELINAIFDLLYQKKITMPGAVPTTLLTNTSLNSTAYDTTTGTYTLGLRQEEQERDFSLTTEGLLLATGYKYSFPDFLAPVRDRLNFDGHGRLDAARNYSIDTTGRGVYLQNGTTHNHSLTSPDLGMAAYRNAYIVGELLGREYYKVEKSIAFQQFAAPEGTHV; translated from the coding sequence TTGCCCACGCCTCGTGACTTCATCGGAATCGGCCTCGGTCCCTTCAACCTGGGACTCGCCTGCCTGACCGCCCCGATCGACGAACTCGACGGCCTCTTCATCGAGTCGAAGCCGCACTTCGAGTGGCACGCGGGAATGTTCCTGGACGGCGCGCACCTGCAGACGCCGTTCATGTCGGACCTGGTCACCCTCGCCGACCCGACCTCGCCCTTCTCCTTCCTGAACTACCTGAAGGACAAGGACCGGCTGTACTCCTTCTACATCCGTGAGAACTTCTACCCGCTGCGGGCCGAGTACAACGACTACTGCCGCTGGGCCGCCGACCGGCTCGACAACGTCCTGTACTCCACCTCCGTCACCGAGGTCACCTACGACGAGCGGGCCGGGCTCTACGAGGTCCGCACCGACAAGGGCGAGACCCACCTGGCCCGCCGCCTGGTCCTGGGCACGGGCACCCCGCCCTTCGTCCCGGAGTCCTGCGCCGGGCTCGGCGGCGACTTCCTGCACAACTCCGCGTACATGCAGAACAAGGCAGAGCTGCAGAAGAAGAAGTCGATCACCCTGGTCGGCTCCGGCCAGAGCGCGGCCGAGATCTACTACGACCTCCTCGCCGAGATCGACACGTACGGCTACCAGCTCAACTGGGTGACCCGCTCGCCGCGGTTCTTCCCGCTGGAGTACACGAAGCTCACGCTGGAGATGACCTCCCCCGAGTACGTGGACTACTTCCACGCCCTCCCCGAGGAGACCCGCTACCGGCTGGAGACCCAGCAGAAGAACCTCTTCAAGGGCATCGACGGCGAGCTGATCAACGCCATCTTCGACCTGCTCTACCAGAAGAAGATCACCATGCCGGGCGCGGTGCCGACGACCCTGCTGACCAACACCTCGCTGAACAGCACGGCGTACGACACCACCACGGGCACCTACACCCTCGGGCTGCGCCAGGAGGAGCAGGAGCGGGACTTCTCCCTCACCACCGAGGGCCTGCTCCTGGCCACCGGCTACAAGTACAGCTTCCCCGACTTCCTCGCCCCCGTGCGCGACCGGCTGAACTTCGACGGGCACGGCCGCCTCGACGCCGCCCGCAACTACAGCATCGACACCACGGGCCGCGGCGTGTACCTGCAGAACGGCACGACCCACAACCACTCCCTCACCTCGCCCGACCTGGGCATGGCTGCCTACCGCAACGCGTACATCGTCGGAGAGCTCCTCGGCCGCGAGTACTACAAGGTCGAGAAGTCCATCGCGTTCCAGCAGTTCGCAGCCCCGGAAGGCACGCACGTATGA